One Hippopotamus amphibius kiboko isolate mHipAmp2 chromosome 12, mHipAmp2.hap2, whole genome shotgun sequence genomic window, TCTTTGTGAGAAAAATTCATGAAGTGGTAGGATTAGGCTACACCTTGCCAGCCTGCTCCTCATCCCATTTGAAAAGTCAGAATTATGTCCTCTTATTTGATACATGTTTGCTAGATCCAATTAAATTAAGAAgtataaatgtgaaataaatataatttattctaatccaaaaaaaaaaaattatgtcctCTCTATATACAAAGCATGGTGTTGGGTTTTAGGGTACCTACTGCGGGAAGGAAGTCAGACAGTTCTTACTTTTATGGGACTCATATCCTAGGTAGAGAAAATCCTAAGTTAAACAGTTACAGTATACTGTGATAAAGTTTAAGGTAAGGCCAAGATAAGGTTCTGTGAAAAGACGGAGAGAACCATTCTGTCTGGGGTGAATTGATGAAGCTTCCATGGAGACCTTTATTTAATATGAAACTTGAAGCATGAGTGggagtttcttaaaaaaagtgggagaaaaacattctgggcagagagaagagcTTGAGTtagaggacagagggagagagtgcCTAGGGCCTTGGAGAAAGACCAAGTTTAGTGAGGCAGGTTTCTAAGCGTGAAAGGGAATGAGAAGTCAAAAGGCCCGAGTTGAAAGCAGGAGGAAAAGCATCAGTGAAAACATTCATTGGAAATGGGAAGTGTGAGAATCTACTCAGCATAAGTGAACTAAGCCACCGAAGGCGACAATCCTTTGGGACTAAGGCATGGCAAGCCTTGAGTTTGTAATCCAGCTCCACCACTGACCAATTGGCTAATGCTAAGCATATTACTTTAACTCTGTGGTTCTCAGTTCCCTTGTCTGTAAACTGGATATCATGGTTGCTGTGAGGACCCCATGAGATGAAGCAGATCATGGCTAAAAATGTTAGTTCTCATCGACAAAGTTGGAAGCCCTTGACAACACCTACCAGAGCCCAGGTTTCCTGGAAGACTGAGCAGATCTGCATGGGCTATTCTGTCTTCCATACCTGGTTGCCATAGGAAGGTCAACACTGCACTTGCTGGGAATAAGATCAGTATGTTTTTTCAGGCCCTCATTGGCATTGCCATCTCCTACCTCACCTGATCTTCCCACCTGCAGCCAACACTAGGGTCTCCAGAACAGGAATGGTCAGCTGAGGGGAACCTATGCAGAGGACAAGCTGCAGGATCGGGGAGAGCAAACACTGTGACATACGGACCTAACAGATCTGACAGGGAATGCTGCCCAGGCCCTGAATTAGGTCACAGTGCTGATGCATTGGTTACTGGCCAGTGTGTGACCTGGGCAGTTAATTATTATAAGGTGCAGAGGAACTTAGCCTGGTTGGCTCATCAGGGCCTGAGCAAGGGTGAAAGTGGTCCTCGTGCACTTTGACACCTCTATTGGCCTCCGCTTGTTACCATTTTTCGAACCCCTTTGTACAGGGTTTCTAAGCCAAAATACCAGCCTTCTAACTTGGAAACTCTGGTGACTTCAGAAGGACTGTTAGAAGACCCTAAGCTCCTAATTTCTCCCCAAACAGTCTGAAAGAAATTCTACCAAGACATGAAGAGTGGCTTCCTTTTGGTGGCAGAGTTACAGAAAACTCCATTTTGCCCACTCTTCTTGTAACATTggcaaaataataaagataatttaaaataaatttatttatttatttatttatttattggctgcattgggtctttgttgctgtgcctgggctttctctagctgtggcaagcgggggctactctttgttgtggtgcatgggcttctcagtgtggtggcttctcttgttgtggagcacggggtttaggtgtgtgggcttcaatagttgtagcatgtgagctcaatagttgtggctcatgggctctagagcgcaggcttagttactctgcggcatgtgggatcttcccagagcagggatagaacccatgtcccctgcattggcaggtggattcttaactactgcaccaccaggggaatttcccctttttttctaaagaggaaaaatCTGGAAGCCAGAAGGAGTGAGTTGCTGGCAACTTCTAACCTTTGCAGAATCTTTGCAGTGACCAAGTTCTTCCATTCCATGTGGCCTCATGTAATCCTCTCAAAACCTGAGGTGTGGATGTCCTCTTCATCTTCCCTGTGGGGAAGCTGATGGTCTCAGAGATGCAGAGTGAGCTGACCAAGGTTGCACAGAGTGTGAAGGACTCAGCTTGACTCCTTGCCTAGAGCGCCGTTGACCCAGAGGCTGGGAGTCCCTGTTCTCTGGCAAAGGCTCAGATCTGAGTGTCATGTGTTCTCCCTGAGCCATGACCTTGCCTCTGTATGCTGTTCTGTGTTGCAGAACTCACTCTGGACCACATCTTGCCCCAGGGAGTGAGGACATAGCCCCAGGAGAAAAATGATGCAGGAGAGGGCCATCAATGAGAAAAGGCCCTTCTGACCTTGTGGGAATACTTGAATCCCTAGAGAGGCTGGAGAAGGAAAACTTGGGAAAGCTCATCTGGGGAAGCCCAGGTCCAACCCTGATACTTACAAAATGCTCTGGGAAACATACCTCATTTGCCAGTCCTATTGTTTCTCAAGATCTTGGTTTTGAGTCtgtagaagaaaaacattttcaaatgttatATGGTGAAGTTTTGTTCTTagagatatttttacatttttctattacTTCCACTGTTGAAACTAGACCATGAAGCTAATCATGCCAAGGGAAAAACAGAACCTCAAAGAACCCAGTGACAACAGAGAGTCAGACCTAGGCTTTTGCCTTCCAATGTGGAGCCTTGAAAGACATGGAGTTGAGTTGCAAGGGCCAGTCTTGAGAGAGAAGTGGTTGCCTCATCGCTAAAATTTACTGAGTAATTATCATGTGGCAAGCAATATTTTTTGAGATTTCATGGGTTATCTATTGTAATCTCACTCTTGTTATTCCAGTTTAAAGATGAGGAACCTGATGCCCAGAGAGTGGTTGACTAGCTTATCACTCAGCCAagaagtggtggagccaggatttgggtCCAGGTCTCTGGCTCTTGTCCCATACCTGATCCCTCTGGATCTTGTCTCAGAGACAAGGTACTATGTGGGCTACTATAATCAAGGCAGGGAATATAGCAGAGAATAAGACAGCTTAGAAGCTTGCTGGTTGAGTCTCCTGCTTTGTGGGTCTTTTGAGACCTCATTTGGGCCTCCATAACCATCTTGCAAGGCTGGAAAAAAGGAGTCTCCATTTTCTGCATGAGAAAATGAAAGGTGAAAATGGGGAATTGTCTTACTCAAGGTCATAGAAAGACATTGTTGTAAGATAGGATTAGAAACCAGACATTTCATCAGGCTTGTAATGCCCTTTCTCTGCTCTGGGAGTTCTTTCCatttggcagagttggggccagTGCTGATGCCTGGGCAAGTAACCAAAGGGTCCCTTGGGCTGGAGGATCTGCATAGCCCAGGAACACCAAAGGACAAAGAATGgtgtttggttaaaaaaaaaaaaaggcaagcaaaaACAGAAGACAAAGTTGTTTTGGAATTCTGGTGACACAGCTCCAAATATAGTGTCCCAGACCCCggggaaaaatgtgtattctgggaCAGGGAAGGGTCTGTGGATGGAGGGATGTATTGGTGTGTTTGGAGAGGCTGTTCGGAGATTGACAGATGTGGCGATAGGGAGAGCATGATTACGTAGTTCAGGAGTGGAGGAAGGCTCTTTTAATCAGGACAATTATGGAAATTATTCTtggtaaagagaaggaaaatgtcagagagagaaacagacccATTGTTGTGGCTGGTAAGAGACTCTTCTGTTGAGCTCCTACCAGCAGCTCTAAGGtcagggctgggcaggggaagCCCCTTACCTTTTGCggtttacatttttgtttaatgTACAGACTATGCCACAGAAGGCAGAACAGCACTGAAATCCAGGATGGCAATCTTCCTGCAATGTGCAGAAATGAGTACAGTTTTCGGGGTCTGATCTGCAGGGTGGAGGTTCCAAGACATACCCTGGAACACACAACAGGAAAGAGAAGGACCTAAACAACAGGCTGGAGTGACATTCAGAACTCCCAAAACCCAGGGAACAGCCAGAGAATCAGCCACCCTGATCCCCCTTGTGTGGTCACAGGGAGGTGGAATAAGATTTTGTCCTTAGCTGTTGCCTTCCTCTGAGTTCCCAGAACACCAGTGTTCCTCACTTTCTACTGTTAGAGAAGAATAAGCATTTCACGTTGACATCACATTACCCCAGTCTGCCAGTAGTCAGTCAAAGCCAAGAGCACCTCCACCAGGGGATCCTGCCCCAAGGTTCCAACTCATAATATTCTCTCTGTTCCTGAACTCTAAGGCATTAATGACGAACCCCAGTAACCCCTTTATCCAAGTCCAGCCAAATCCttatttttgtaccttttgacttgTATTTTCTTTGGGCAAATGTCATAGGAAGAGCATTTTATAAGCCTTTGTTGATTTATTGCTCTGCAGTTATTTGCAATTATAAGGGGGTCTGTAGGATATCAAGCTGATCTGAAAGGAATAAGTGATGACAGAATTTGGGGCTATAATTGTAACAGCAAACGACACTGGAGATGGTGGGTAAGAAGCCGAGGCCCGAGCTGTTGACAATTTGGCAGAGACCAGTACTCAGCTCTCACCCTTGTGCCTCCCTGTCATCCCTTAGTTCACCAGGTCAGTGCAAGAAATTGGAACTGATCCCCACTTTGGAGAGCTTGGGGTGCAATGGGACAGTGTGGAAAAGGAGTCCATGAGCCAGGAATCTCGCAGAGGTTGACCTCAAGTTTTGCCTTCTCTTCTGGGTAATCTGGTCCCAGTCTCGCTACGGTATTTACCAGTCTTTCATAAAACCtcttgtagggacttccctggtggcgcagtagttaagaatcctcctgctaatgcaggggacacgggttcgagccgtggtcctggaagatctcagatgctgcggagcaactaagtccatgtgccacaactactgagcctgcactctcgagcccgtgagccacaactattgagcccaggctccacaactactgaagcccgcgcctagagcctgtgctctgcaacaagagaagcctgcgcatagcaacgaagagtagcccctgctcgctgcaactagagaaagcccacccagcaatgaagacccaatgccaccaaaaaataaataaaataagtactttattaaaaaataaaacattctaaaaaaaaaccccaaaaaacctcTTGTGTCTTTCCTCAAAGTTTAGTCCTTGGTTCTCCAATTAACTGCCCTGGATACCCCAGTTCTCTTGCAGCTTGCTTAGCCTTCCTCGGTCTCATAAACCCGCATGCTGTCTCTGAGAACCCTAAAACAGGACCTTGCCTCTCTAGACACATGAGATACCACACATAGCCCTCTCCTGAGCCCCTGATATTCTGAAGATACTCTCCTTATGGAAGAGTAAAGGTAGTTCATTTTCCATTTGGTTCTGATCATCAGTGTAACTGTGGCCAGAGCTCTTGTTTGGTTGGAGCTGGGCAACGGTGGCTGCGGAGATGGACTCTATACCTTGCTGTTGATACTAATCACTGATAATTGTGCAGGTACCTCTGAATGTTTAACACAGGAAATGAATTGCAAGACTTTGTTGCCTTTCCTCCCAAAACATCCTGCAAGGCTGAGATTATGTAGGTTCTAGCTTGAGTTCTGCCAATTtaattttcctctctgtttttgtgtgtgtgtgtgctttatttcattttttattttttaattactttttattggagtatgggtgctttacaatgttgtgttagcctccagtgcacaacaaagtgaatcaggcgcacacatacagatatccccacccttttggacttccctctcctttaggttaccacagtgctgtacagtatgttcccatctcCTCTCTGTTTTAATGCTTGAAAGGTTGGCCCAAGCATCCATGAAGGAACCAGGGACAGCAAGAAGAAGCTGAATGATGGCGCTGATAGCATTTACAGTAGttaatacttattgagcacttaccatggtTCTGTAAGAGTGCTCTATGTCTGCATGCattatctctgtttcttctcccaACTATCCCCCAATCATTGTAtccatcacaaaaataaaatccaaggtCCAGACACTGCCCAAGATCACTCAGTAAGCCACAGAGCAGGAATTCAAACCTAGATCTTGCTGACAATAAAACGGACTCTCAAAGATGATACTGTATTTTTTCACTAGACATGTCCAATCCTCACATCCTCTCATCTCTCCAGATGCTTCTTCCCTCCCCTGGGCCCAGACCCAGCACCTACTCAAAAAATGTTGCTTGAGACTCCCAGACAACAGTTCTGGTGCTAAGCAAGTCAACAGCAGGAGCTGGAGAAGCAGCACAGGCTTCATGCTGCTGGTGAGGTGGGTGGGTAAGTCCTGGCCAAAGCTCTGACCAGGCACAGCTTAGAGGAGAAGGCAAAGTGGAGGCAAGCTCTGACTGCCCTTACAGTGTGTGCTCTGATCAGGAGGCTTTGGCAGAAATCCAAGCCCCTCCCAACCATGCCTGCTCCAGGGCCAGGTAGTGTTTTCAAATCCACGCTCTCATCGCCCTCCTAATCTTGACCTTGTTATGTCTCTCCTCTATCTAGATCTTGTTAAAGTCCTTTCACCAAATTTTAACAAAGTTTTCCACGTAGAGTTCTGGCATGTCTTTGTTATATTTCTTCCTGGAGGTTTGAATTGTTAAAATTGTAATCAGTACcctaacttttatttcttttcatttgttgctAATGTAGAtaaatgatttttgtatattgatctgtTTACCTTGCTAAACTCTCTCATTGTTTATCATAATTTCTTGGTGTGTTCTTTTCAGTGTTCAACATAGTcaacatcatctgcaaataacaACAGTTGTATTTTTCCTCTTCCAACtttatgccatttttttttcttttttttgtctgcgTCGAGTgacacgcgggatcttagttccccaatcagggatcgaacccatgtcccctgcactggaaagcggattctttaccattggaccaccagggaagtcccaagtatttttaattttttttttcagtttcattgagatataattgacatacagcactatataagtttaaagtgtacagcgtAGTGATTTGACTTATATCATGgaatgatgaccacagtaagtttagtgaatatccctTGTCTTATATAgacataaaatgaaagaaatatcactaattattagagcaatacaaaccaaaactacagtaaggtatcacctcataccagtcagaatggccatcatcaaaaaatctacaaacaataaatgctgaagagggagtggagaacagggaactctcctacactgttggtgggaatgtatattggtacaaccattatggagaacagtatggagattccttaaaaaactaaaaatagagctatcatatgatcctgcaatcccactcctgggcatgtatctggagaaaaccataattcaaaaagatacatgcaccccaatgttcattgaagcactatttacaatagccaggacatggaagcaacctaaatgtccattgacagaggaataaagaagacggggtacatatatacaatggaatattactcagccataaaaagaatgaaataatgtcatttgtagcaacatggatggacctagagattgtcatactgagtgaagtaagtcagtgaaagacaaatatcatatgatatcacttatatgtggaatcgaaaaaaaatggtaggaaagaacttattcacaaaatagaaatagagtcacagatatagaaaacaagcttatggttaccagcgggggagagggggaaaggataaattgagaggttgggattgacatatacacactactatatataaaataggtagctagtaaggacctactatatagtacaggggactcttctcaatactctgtaatggcctacatgggaaaagaatctaaaaaagagtggatatatgtatatgtataattgattgactttgctgtacagcagaaactaacacaacattttaaatcaattatactctaataaaaattttttatttatttggctgcatgggtcttagttgcagcaatcgggatctagttctctgaccagggatcaaacccaggccccctgcattgggatcgcagagtcttaactactgggccaccagggaagtccccctccaataaaaaatttttattgattgattgattggctgcattgggtctttgttgctgtgctcgggttttctctagttgcagcggggCTAGTCTACATTggggtgcccaggcttctcattgtggtggtttctgtcgttgcagagcactggctctaggtgcttgggcttcagtagttgtggcacgagggtt contains:
- the WFDC13 gene encoding WAP four-disulfide core domain protein 13, which gives rise to MKPVLLLQLLLLTCLAPELLSGSLKQHFLRYVLEPPPCRSDPENCTHFCTLQEDCHPGFQCCSAFCGIVCTLNKNVNRKREDEEDIHTSGFERIT